A genomic window from Pecten maximus chromosome 2, xPecMax1.1, whole genome shotgun sequence includes:
- the LOC117321559 gene encoding rab9 effector protein with kelch motifs-like, translated as MELHPMLDSDTMPNTGLWYVLSTFGDSPSIRVGHTCSFVKGSKPGDNGRLYVIGGANPSGAFCDTFYMDLNTMQWDIVDYPGFRARYEHAAFVPVSTPDKIYVFGGADPTGNMNDIQVLDTSSNSWSTPVITGKPPTPRTFHTTAVVGDRFIVYSGGHSGPDPVGDRQVHSFDSKSGSWSILHVQGDSPKPRHGHVMVGIGNRLFIHGGMAGASFYDDLHILDLNKRCWSNARKKKVFPSARAAHSGMAYQTDLYIFGGMNREGALDDLHKLDTVSMVWTKIELQGPPPACRLDFGMCYLELERAFPDAAEDDDIIGATLDAQEVLDRELKPGSASSRGSSVKPGSASSRDSFSLRDLKPGSASSRDSRHDTSSESSSQDTEGTQNLPDLMPDLQGAEGPGDPQDLLSDKEEEEEEETPRPEGATGTNDVNIPPNTMTLKFCLIHGGMDTEGEIFDDALLYVIPKSEQ; from the exons ATGGAGCTACACCCAATGCTTGATTCAGACACCATGCCCAATACGGGGCTATGGTATGTATTATCAACCTTCGGAGACAGCCCTTCAATCCGTGTCGGCCATACCTGTTCTTTTGTTAAGGGATCAAAGCCTGGTGACAATGGCAGGCTGTACGTCATTGGTGGGGCAAATCCTAGTGGTGCTTTTTGCGATACCTTCTACATGGATCTGAACACCATGCAGTGGGACATTGTTGACTACCCAGGATTCCGGGCCAGATATGAACATGCTGCTTTTGTACCTGTAAGTACCCCCGataagatatatgtatttggTGGTGCAGATCCAACTGGAAACATGAATGATATCCAAGTGTTGGACACATCCTCAAACTCCTGGTCTACCCCTGTCATCACAGGCAAGCCACCAACCCCTCGGACATTCCACACTACAGCAGTGGTAGGAGACCGATTCATTGTGTACAGTGGAGGTCACAGTGGCCCTGACCCTGTAGGTGACAGGCAAGTCCACTCTTTTGATTCAAAGTCTGGTTCTTGGTCAATTCTTCACGTGCAAGGAGATTCACCCAAACCCCGTCATGGTCATGTGATGGTTGGTATTGGAAACCGTTTGTTTATTCATGGAGGTATGGCTGGGGCTTCCTTTTATGATGATCTTCATATACTCGACCTCAACAAAAGGTGCTGGTCTAATGCTAGGAAGAAGAAAGTGTTTCCATCTGCCCGAGCAGCTCACTCTGGTATGGCCTACCAGACAGACCTTTATATATTCGGTGGAATGAATAGAGAAGGAGCCCTTGATGACTTGCACAAACTAGACACAG TATCTATGGTATGGACTAAGATTGAGCTACAGGGCCCACCACCTGCCTGCAGACTAGATTTCGGCATGTGTTACCTAGAACTAGAGCGTGCTTTTCCGGATGCAGCTGAAGATGATGACATTATTGGAGCTACATTGGATGCCCAAGAGGTTCTGGACCGTGAGCTGAAGCCCGGCAGTGCCAGTTCCCGGGGAAGTAGTGTCAAACCAGGAAGTGCCAGTTCTCGGGACAGCTTCTCTCTAAGAGATCTAAAACCAGGCAGTGCTAGTTCTAGGGATAGCAGACATGACACCAGCTCTG AGAGTTCCAGTCAAGATACAGAGGGAACTCAGAATCTCCCTGACCTGATGCCAGACCTCCAAGGTGCAGAGGGACCAGGGGACCCCCAAGATCTATTGTCTGACAAGGAagaggaggaagaggaggagACACCTAGGCCAGAAGGAGCAACAGGTACCAACGATGTCAACATACCCCCTAACACCATGACATTGAAATTCTGTCTCATCCATGGAGGCATGGACACAGAGGGTGAAATTTTTGATGACGCCCTTCTTTATGTTATTCCCAAGTCTGAACAGTAG
- the LOC117321556 gene encoding DNA repair protein XRCC2-like, with product MSCSETGVQLLARLGNRPDISKVEPVLFPEGLKGKDVLELYGSEGCGKTEMLLHIACSLILPKTWRGWNFGGCGASLMFIDTDYKFSILRLVTLLEKKITDFLEQNHQVTFTGNPVTTFNPNSRDVEILIKESLERLNVLQCKSSIQLLATLHSLESSISTNLDICVIMIDSISAFYWLDRCAGGESVTAQEHVMNLIVNILSRLVNDYNLVLFATKSAYFKRKLKESERGDDSACTVEMDHSEFLSRNWSRFVKNRLVLKRDSSNDVQFSINCSSWQKKFTVAESGISFK from the exons ATGAGCTGTTCAGAAACCGGGGTACAG CTGCTAGCTCGTCTTGGAAATCGTCCAGATATTTCAAAAGTGGAACCAGTGTTGTTTCCTGAAGGGCTGAAAGGAAAAGATGTATTGGAGCTTTATGGAAGTGAAGGCTGTGGTAAAACAGAAATGCTTTTACATATAGCCTGCTCTTTAATTCTTCCAAAGACATGGAGAGGTTGGAACTTTGGTGGATGTGGAGCAAGTTtaatgtttattgatactgACTATAAGTTTTCAATTCTTCGTCTTGTTActttattggaaaaaaaaataacagattTTCTAGAACAAAACCATCAAGTGACTTTCACCGGAAATCCGGTTACAACCTTCAATCCTAACTCAAGAGATGTAGAAATTCTTATAAAGGAATCTTTGGAACGGTTGAATGTTCTTCAGTGTAAAAGCAGCATACAACTTCTTGCTACACTTCATAGTCTTGAAAGTAGCATTAGTACCAATCTGGATATCTGTGTGATTATGATTGACAGTATTTCTGCGTTTTATTGGTTGGACAGATGTGCTGGAGGGGAAAGTGTGACCGCTCAAGAGCATGTAATGAATCTTATTGTCAACATTCTCTCACGCCTTGTCAATGACTATAATTTAGTGCTTTTTGCTACAAAAAGTGCATATTTCAAGCGAAAACTGAAAGAATCAGAAAGGGGAGATGATAGCGCATGTACTGTTGAAATGGATCATTCAGAATTTCTTTCTCGTAATTGGTCTCGATTTGTTAAAAACAGACTTGTACTAAAGAGAGACAGTAGCAATGATGTACAGTTTAGTATAAATTGTTCATCTTGGCAGAAAAAATTCACTGTAGCTGAAAGTGGAATTTCATTTAAGTAA